A genomic stretch from Deltaproteobacteria bacterium includes:
- the serS gene encoding serine--tRNA ligase — protein MLDLRFIIENIASVRANCAMRNVSVDLERLVALDERRRALIAEQQSVQERRNALAREMKGRKPSDEERNLGKDLKEREAVLEVELGSVRDELLALQLLVPNLTHPDVPAGATDEENRELRVIGAPPAFGFAPLDHVELAEKHDLIDFEAGAKVTGQKFYFLKNELVLLEHALVRFSLDLLRKRGFTLFQTPDLARAEVADGLGFNPRGAETNIYSIADTDLVLVGTAEITLGGIHHGEILDEARLPLRYCGLSHCFRTEGGAHGRASRGLYRVHQFTKVEMFAITRPEESEAMHAELVAIEEDIYRALEIPFRVVDVCAGDLGAPAYRKFDLEAWMTCRGERGGWGEITSTSNCTDYQSRRLGVRYRESASGKTRFCHMLNGTAIAASRAPIALIENHQQADGSIRIPKALVPYTGFDRIG, from the coding sequence GTGCTCGATCTTCGCTTCATCATCGAGAACATCGCGTCGGTCCGGGCGAACTGCGCCATGCGCAACGTCTCGGTCGACCTCGAGCGTCTGGTCGCGCTCGACGAGCGGCGCCGCGCGCTGATCGCGGAGCAGCAGTCGGTGCAGGAGCGGCGAAACGCGCTCGCGCGCGAGATGAAGGGCCGAAAGCCGAGCGACGAGGAGCGAAATCTCGGCAAGGACCTGAAGGAGCGCGAGGCCGTGCTCGAGGTCGAGCTCGGCAGCGTGCGCGACGAGCTGCTCGCGCTGCAGCTCCTGGTGCCGAACCTGACCCACCCCGACGTGCCCGCCGGCGCCACCGACGAGGAGAACCGCGAGCTGCGCGTGATCGGCGCGCCGCCCGCGTTCGGCTTCGCGCCGCTCGACCACGTGGAGCTGGCCGAGAAGCACGACCTGATCGACTTCGAGGCCGGCGCGAAGGTGACCGGCCAGAAGTTCTACTTCCTGAAGAACGAGCTGGTTCTGCTCGAACACGCGCTGGTGCGGTTCTCGCTCGACTTGCTGCGAAAGCGCGGCTTCACGCTGTTCCAGACGCCCGACCTGGCGCGCGCCGAGGTCGCGGACGGGCTCGGCTTCAACCCGCGCGGCGCCGAGACGAACATCTACTCGATCGCCGACACCGACCTGGTGCTGGTCGGCACCGCCGAGATCACGCTCGGCGGAATCCACCACGGAGAAATCCTCGACGAGGCGCGGCTTCCACTGCGCTACTGCGGGCTCTCGCACTGCTTCCGCACGGAGGGCGGCGCACACGGCCGCGCGTCGCGCGGTCTGTACCGCGTGCACCAGTTCACCAAGGTGGAGATGTTCGCGATCACGCGGCCCGAGGAATCGGAGGCGATGCACGCGGAGCTGGTCGCGATCGAAGAGGACATCTACCGCGCGCTCGAGATCCCGTTCCGCGTGGTCGACGTCTGCGCGGGCGACCTCGGCGCGCCCGCGTACCGCAAGTTCGACCTCGAGGCGTGGATGACCTGCCGCGGCGAGCGCGGCGGCTGGGGCGAGATCACCAGCACCTCGAACTGCACCGACTACCAGTCGCGCCGGCTCGGCGTGCGCTACCGCGAGAGCGCGTCGGGCAAGACGCGCTTCTGCCACATGCTGAACGGCACCGCGATCGCGGCGTCGCGCGCGCCGATCGCGCTGATCGAGAACCACCAGCAGGCCGACGGCTCGATCCGGATTCCGAAAGCGCTCGTGCCGTACACGGGCTTCGACCGGATCGGATGA
- a CDS encoding alpha/beta hydrolase: MSLPFWYERALAAKSEPADLVVDGVRIHYETWGEPGQPGLALVHGSNAHLEWWRFVAPFLADRFRVVALDSSGNGDSGWRERYSAGVLADEVWAVCGAAALGARPVVVGHSFGGFVALETAHRHGAEMGGVIFMDFTVAPRERYLEWGLRSRREGVKPGRKTRVHPDRDSALARFRYLPEQPVRHACVRDYIAAKSLRPVEGGFTWKFDPTLFDDLEMGADQAEKFARLACRSAVILGEDSADEGAFFGDHMASISAGRLPILVIPGTHHHLMFDEPLAVAMAVKALALDWLREDREGAATR, translated from the coding sequence ATGAGCCTTCCCTTCTGGTACGAACGCGCGCTGGCCGCGAAGTCGGAGCCGGCAGACTTGGTGGTCGACGGCGTGCGCATCCACTACGAGACCTGGGGCGAGCCGGGCCAGCCCGGCCTCGCGCTCGTGCACGGCAGCAACGCACACCTGGAGTGGTGGCGCTTCGTCGCGCCGTTCCTGGCCGACCGCTTCCGCGTCGTCGCGCTCGACTCGTCGGGAAACGGCGACAGCGGCTGGCGCGAGCGCTACTCCGCGGGCGTGCTCGCCGACGAGGTCTGGGCGGTGTGCGGCGCCGCCGCGCTCGGCGCGCGCCCGGTCGTGGTCGGCCACAGCTTCGGCGGATTCGTCGCGCTCGAGACCGCGCACCGCCACGGCGCCGAGATGGGCGGCGTGATCTTCATGGACTTCACGGTGGCGCCGCGCGAGCGCTACCTGGAGTGGGGGCTGCGCTCGAGGCGCGAGGGCGTGAAACCCGGGCGCAAGACGCGCGTGCACCCCGACCGCGACTCGGCGCTCGCGCGCTTCCGCTACCTGCCCGAGCAGCCGGTGCGCCACGCCTGCGTGCGCGACTACATCGCCGCGAAGAGCCTGCGCCCGGTGGAGGGCGGCTTCACCTGGAAGTTCGACCCCACGCTCTTCGACGACCTGGAGATGGGCGCGGACCAGGCCGAGAAGTTCGCGCGCCTGGCCTGCCGAAGCGCGGTGATCCTGGGCGAGGACAGCGCCGACGAGGGCGCCTTCTTCGGCGACCACATGGCGTCGATCTCGGCCGGTCGGCTGCCGATCCTGGTGATTCCCGGCACCCACCACCACCTGATGTTCGACGAGCCGCTCGCGGTGGCGATGGCGGTGAAAGCGCTCGCGCTGGACTGGCTGCGCGAGGACCGCGAGGGCGCCGCTACCCGATGA